In a genomic window of Thiosocius teredinicola:
- a CDS encoding glucose-6-phosphate dehydrogenase assembly protein OpcA has protein sequence MNDSPRQRLQTVPEKNVRIRHIPRELDALWAGLHRELGEDQVVTRACMSNLIIYCDDDDQTAEIVSSLHDIVTPHPSRVVVLTGLGYTGEPGLDVFVSGLYSTLPGGLQVSAELIRVVADSTAHKRLAPVARAHLVGDLPTTLWWASREPAPFLGEVFNPLTAMADQIIYDSIGWSAPTKGMQAMSRWVAAQSSEYVIDNLAWRRLKHWRNLLSQVLDPNVQPGALLAITSLHIEHGPHAVAMASLLVGWLASLLGWRVAGGKAVPGKQTVWQFSVSSRQFPVTLTRVEEARCAPVRVDWAWRDDGGERRTVFADLGDDRLGVIEVDSDVPVRAVSVPGSTQGTMVAAQMAHRARDLVFERALETGNQMTAVLLK, from the coding sequence GTGAACGATTCGCCGCGTCAACGCCTGCAGACGGTGCCGGAGAAGAACGTACGCATCCGGCATATACCGCGCGAACTCGATGCCCTGTGGGCGGGCCTGCACCGGGAGCTCGGTGAAGACCAGGTGGTGACCCGCGCCTGCATGTCGAACCTGATCATCTATTGCGACGACGACGATCAAACCGCCGAGATCGTCAGCAGCCTGCACGACATCGTCACGCCGCATCCCTCTCGCGTGGTTGTGTTGACCGGCCTGGGTTATACCGGCGAGCCCGGCTTGGATGTGTTCGTGTCCGGTCTCTACAGCACCTTGCCGGGTGGGTTGCAGGTAAGTGCCGAATTGATCCGCGTGGTCGCCGATTCAACGGCACATAAGCGCCTTGCCCCGGTTGCACGCGCCCATCTGGTCGGTGATCTGCCCACGACCCTATGGTGGGCGTCGCGTGAGCCGGCGCCGTTTCTCGGTGAGGTGTTCAATCCCCTGACGGCGATGGCCGATCAGATCATCTACGACAGCATCGGCTGGTCGGCACCGACCAAAGGCATGCAGGCGATGTCGCGTTGGGTGGCGGCGCAGAGTTCGGAGTACGTGATCGACAATCTGGCCTGGCGACGCCTCAAGCACTGGCGCAACCTGCTCAGCCAGGTACTCGATCCCAACGTGCAACCGGGTGCGCTGTTGGCGATCACCAGCCTGCATATCGAGCATGGGCCGCACGCGGTGGCGATGGCGTCGCTGCTGGTCGGTTGGCTCGCCTCGTTGCTCGGATGGCGCGTAGCGGGCGGCAAGGCCGTGCCCGGCAAACAGACGGTGTGGCAGTTCAGTGTATCCAGCAGGCAGTTTCCGGTAACCCTGACGCGGGTCGAAGAGGCACGTTGTGCGCCGGTACGGGTCGACTGGGCATGGCGTGATGACGGCGGTGAACGACGCACGGTCTTCGCCGACCTGGGCGACGACAGGCTCGGTGTGATCGAGGTCGACTCGGATGTGCCGGTGCGCGCGGTATCCGTGCCGGGATCGACTCAAGGCACGATGGTTGCCGCACAGATGGCGCATCGTGCGCGCGATCTCGTCTTCGAACGCGCCCTCGAAACCGGCAACCAGATGACGGCGGTGCTGCTCAAGTAG
- a CDS encoding c-type cytochrome yields MPRFLECLCSLLLVLAAGVAYAAETVEVVLEFQPDPNNGRYLFEICARCHLPEAWGDKEGNYPQLAGQHVNVLMKQLLDIRSGRRDNPTMWPFVQERTIGGYQNLVDVVAYIATLPMNPHHAQGPWGKDSPQYAQGMQLYEANCIGCHGAAGEGNNAANYPRLQGQHYSYMKRQALQVRDGLRQVDPAMAEMLKRISDDELEMVLNYISYLPVPEGDLAPNAEWRNPDFE; encoded by the coding sequence ATGCCGAGATTTCTTGAATGCCTTTGCAGCCTGCTGCTCGTGCTGGCCGCCGGTGTAGCGTATGCCGCGGAAACGGTCGAGGTGGTGTTGGAGTTCCAACCCGATCCAAACAACGGTCGCTATCTGTTTGAGATCTGTGCGCGTTGCCACCTGCCGGAAGCCTGGGGCGACAAGGAGGGAAACTATCCGCAGCTCGCGGGCCAGCACGTCAATGTGCTGATGAAGCAGCTGCTGGACATACGCAGTGGTCGTCGCGACAACCCGACAATGTGGCCGTTCGTGCAGGAGCGCACGATTGGCGGATATCAGAATCTGGTCGATGTGGTCGCCTATATCGCAACCCTGCCGATGAATCCGCACCACGCCCAGGGACCTTGGGGTAAAGACAGTCCGCAGTACGCGCAGGGCATGCAGCTGTACGAGGCCAACTGTATCGGCTGCCATGGGGCCGCAGGCGAAGGTAACAACGCCGCCAATTACCCGCGACTGCAAGGGCAGCATTACAGCTATATGAAACGCCAGGCCCTCCAGGTTCGCGACGGGCTGCGTCAGGTCGACCCGGCGATGGCCGAGATGCTGAAGAGGATCTCGGACGATGAACTTGAGATGGTGCTCAACTACATCTCGTACCTGCCGGTTCCCGAAGGGGATCTGGCGCCAAACGCAGAATGGCGCAATCCCGATTTCGAGTGA
- a CDS encoding tetratricopeptide repeat protein — MAEIQTDAETLSAEAGSQAASSSQKKADLGILLVHGIGQSRTGETLKHFGEPLVQWIAEWVGLNQGAEVEVVDGTLGNEPESPTSRAHARLKITAPAIDSAGPNTKEWLIAESWWAESFIPPTFNELANWGFKIVPWTIFFHFHHRFSEATGRFSAAFKAQPRQMRQLLSASKAVVWELFWVVLSILYAPVLLAALAIILLLGMIPVPQVRSFVGKLQRGLALTVGDSYSLLAPRVAAASIYGRVNRDLDWLLRHAENVAVVAHSQGAAVAYRVVSRRQSEQCKLFVTFGAGIRKLVQIRQLSGPGTGRWVVNASLALIASTIALYIANTTLGLRYSLLIFAAVPVVFFTLSFSLGIVLSIIAAITRKADLASRVLNAITNRPQLTAVFGWSLTATTVAGITLLFPGETRSTTIPVAILVSVSLGWLAAAYQTASRHIREVKVMQPSSDGRAHPMGETPLPQHTRWVDLYATCDPVPNGALFDRQQTDRLSLSCEAQGLTSMEVDNRESLVTDHTTYWKNAESFIATVAGELGALCGQRLANVFPLDDERLTIARHMRRRRVTWLKRSRWILILGLIGVWQWGNLEQYGIQLLNALVEAGRAIPLVGGLIESAISGTVPSSSNTEMLSLAVGGVLAAGIIFSAWSYWDYWERTLLIMRLPNRQRAPAEMPFHLAWLATLVTVALLIADIGSIPWWSYVVVAIASLVIASAISVNSIYRGDVADVWTRLMKKLDLWSQELHELWVAKVATSQTVVVDANKDDAGQLQWRIRTTLVWYIKSPMLTHWRGEHTAATLREAANIGHGFNQTVFVMTGESQALQVEQLIDGAYPPAPAAVFWTYIIKNYAGDDIQLSEARVLRAQAFDRLGDPESAIDDYAAVIAMQAAAPDDLLVAYMQRGYLRQVRDDAAGAIDDYTHAIELPNITPEQKAGLINLRAQCHSLLGDGDAAEADYRSVTVIPEVPDGEAAIAFGNLGWMAFERGDHAAFLSLTKQAFDHDTTHCAIGFNLGLALLLNGNGEDAVMHYRKIAQDCPAAEAIRSAVDEVEQIELPSAEVKKSANQVIEGLRSRLREIEGEASKTEAPS, encoded by the coding sequence ATGGCCGAGATCCAAACCGATGCCGAAACCCTGTCTGCCGAGGCCGGTAGTCAGGCTGCTTCAAGCTCGCAGAAGAAGGCCGATCTCGGCATCTTGCTGGTTCACGGGATCGGTCAGAGCCGAACCGGCGAGACGCTCAAGCACTTCGGCGAACCGCTGGTGCAATGGATCGCCGAATGGGTCGGCCTGAATCAGGGTGCGGAAGTCGAAGTCGTCGACGGCACGCTGGGCAATGAGCCGGAAAGCCCGACGAGCCGCGCCCATGCCCGCCTGAAGATCACCGCGCCGGCCATCGATTCGGCAGGACCCAATACCAAGGAGTGGCTGATTGCCGAATCCTGGTGGGCCGAGTCTTTCATCCCGCCAACTTTCAATGAACTGGCGAACTGGGGATTCAAGATTGTCCCGTGGACGATCTTCTTTCATTTTCACCACCGTTTTTCCGAGGCGACCGGTCGCTTCTCTGCGGCCTTCAAGGCGCAGCCACGCCAAATGCGCCAACTCCTGTCTGCGTCGAAAGCCGTCGTGTGGGAGCTTTTCTGGGTGGTCCTGTCGATCCTGTATGCACCGGTGCTGTTGGCGGCGCTGGCCATCATCCTTCTGCTCGGCATGATTCCCGTACCCCAGGTGCGCAGCTTTGTCGGCAAACTGCAGCGCGGGCTTGCCCTGACGGTTGGCGACAGCTATTCACTGCTGGCGCCGCGAGTGGCGGCGGCGAGTATCTATGGGCGGGTCAATCGCGATCTCGACTGGCTGTTGCGACATGCCGAGAACGTCGCCGTGGTTGCCCATTCGCAAGGCGCCGCCGTCGCCTACCGCGTGGTCTCACGGCGACAGTCTGAACAGTGCAAACTGTTCGTCACCTTCGGCGCCGGTATCCGCAAGCTCGTGCAGATCAGACAACTGTCAGGCCCGGGTACCGGGCGCTGGGTGGTCAATGCGTCGCTCGCCCTGATCGCCTCGACGATCGCCCTGTATATCGCCAACACCACGCTCGGTCTGCGCTACAGCCTGCTCATCTTTGCCGCCGTCCCAGTGGTGTTCTTTACGCTGTCTTTCTCTCTGGGCATCGTTCTCAGCATCATTGCCGCGATTACCCGAAAGGCGGACCTCGCATCCCGGGTGCTCAACGCCATCACCAACCGGCCGCAACTGACTGCGGTCTTCGGCTGGTCGTTGACGGCCACGACCGTCGCCGGGATAACCCTGTTGTTCCCCGGCGAGACGCGTTCCACCACGATACCTGTGGCCATACTCGTCTCGGTGTCACTCGGTTGGCTGGCTGCCGCCTACCAGACCGCCAGTCGACACATACGCGAGGTCAAGGTCATGCAGCCTTCCTCCGATGGCCGCGCCCACCCGATGGGCGAGACGCCGCTGCCGCAACACACGCGCTGGGTAGACCTGTACGCCACCTGCGACCCGGTGCCGAACGGCGCGCTGTTCGACAGGCAGCAGACCGATCGGCTGTCACTCTCTTGCGAGGCGCAAGGATTGACGTCGATGGAGGTCGACAACCGGGAATCGCTGGTGACCGACCATACGACCTATTGGAAGAACGCCGAGAGCTTCATCGCCACGGTGGCGGGCGAACTGGGTGCACTGTGCGGACAACGGCTCGCCAACGTCTTTCCGCTCGACGACGAGCGGCTGACGATTGCCCGCCATATGCGGCGACGCAGGGTTACCTGGTTGAAGCGCAGCCGTTGGATCCTGATTCTCGGACTCATCGGCGTATGGCAGTGGGGCAATCTCGAGCAGTACGGGATACAACTGCTCAATGCCCTTGTCGAGGCAGGGCGCGCGATACCGCTGGTCGGCGGGCTGATCGAGTCGGCCATATCCGGCACGGTACCCAGCAGCAGCAACACCGAGATGCTGTCGTTGGCGGTCGGCGGCGTACTGGCCGCTGGTATCATATTCTCGGCCTGGTCGTACTGGGACTACTGGGAACGCACCTTGCTGATCATGCGCCTGCCCAACCGCCAGCGCGCACCGGCCGAGATGCCGTTCCATCTTGCGTGGCTGGCCACCCTTGTGACGGTCGCCTTACTGATCGCGGATATCGGATCGATACCCTGGTGGAGCTACGTCGTTGTCGCAATTGCAAGCCTGGTTATTGCGAGCGCGATCAGCGTCAACAGCATCTATCGCGGTGATGTTGCCGATGTCTGGACCAGGCTGATGAAAAAGCTCGACCTGTGGAGCCAGGAGCTTCACGAACTATGGGTCGCCAAGGTCGCAACGAGTCAGACGGTGGTGGTCGACGCGAACAAAGACGACGCAGGCCAACTCCAGTGGCGGATCAGGACCACCCTGGTGTGGTACATCAAGTCGCCCATGCTGACCCATTGGAGAGGCGAGCACACGGCGGCGACGCTACGCGAAGCCGCAAACATTGGCCACGGTTTCAACCAGACCGTCTTCGTCATGACCGGCGAGTCGCAGGCGCTGCAGGTCGAGCAATTGATTGACGGCGCATACCCACCTGCCCCGGCCGCCGTCTTCTGGACGTACATCATCAAGAATTACGCCGGCGACGACATACAGCTGTCGGAAGCCCGGGTCTTGAGGGCGCAGGCATTCGACCGGCTCGGCGACCCTGAATCGGCGATAGACGACTATGCGGCGGTCATCGCCATGCAGGCAGCCGCACCCGATGACCTGTTGGTGGCTTACATGCAACGCGGATATCTCCGCCAGGTCCGCGACGATGCCGCGGGCGCGATCGACGATTACACGCATGCGATCGAGCTACCGAACATCACACCTGAACAGAAAGCCGGCCTGATCAATCTGCGGGCGCAGTGTCACAGCCTGCTTGGCGACGGCGACGCCGCCGAGGCCGACTACCGGTCGGTCACCGTGATACCCGAGGTTCCGGACGGAGAAGCGGCCATCGCATTCGGCAATCTCGGCTGGATGGCCTTTGAGCGAGGCGACCATGCGGCGTTCCTATCGTTGACCAAACAGGCCTTCGATCACGATACGACACACTGCGCCATCGGTTTTAATCTTGGACTTGCCTTACTCCTCAACGGCAACGGCGAAGATGCCGTCATGCACTATCGCAAGATCGCCCAGGACTGCCCCGCTGCAGAGGCGATACGGTCGGCCGTCGACGAGGTAGAGCAGATCGAACTGCCGTCGGCCGAGGTGAAGAAGTCGGCCAACCAGGTCATTGAAGGGTTGCGTAGTCGCTTGCGTGAGATCGAGGGCGAGGCCTCAAAGACGGAAGCCCCGTCTTAG
- a CDS encoding FAD-dependent oxidoreductase codes for MSNEKNFSRRRFLQFTGLTLAGAAHAAPAVATEQAASGVGATPPAFARLLRAASLPQPKGARVVIVGGGWSGLTLAKYLKRHNPAFDVLLIDRHPSFVSFPLSNSWLADQINLDFLSHSFFDAADNHDYHFLQATVLGFDRESRKIYTDVGHIAYEYLVLAPGIDYDYARIGVEDAEQQELLFQHYPGGFVSASELLTIKHKIQTFKGGTFVLNVPNGDYRCTAAPYERACMMAAVFKKRRVHAKILLLDMNTGIKIKKDGFHRAFDELYKDYIEYLPSSEISGIDLDAKAVTTEFDEYPFDDAIIYPPIRASRLIDEAGIANPKSPQRAANTDPFRYHVVGDEHVYVTGDSRGQPFSKGGHTAHSEGKYVAEVIAGHALGKDIAWRSPQTMCFSSVEIDPLQAMSIITYYKFNEQTNVFDFDRTHMIEDWDLQGGQASLAWAEGMFRDLFYR; via the coding sequence ATGAGCAACGAAAAAAATTTCAGCCGACGGCGCTTCCTGCAGTTCACTGGACTAACGCTGGCCGGGGCGGCGCACGCGGCGCCGGCCGTGGCCACGGAGCAGGCCGCATCCGGCGTCGGTGCCACACCGCCGGCATTTGCTAGGCTGTTGCGTGCGGCGTCTCTGCCACAGCCCAAGGGCGCTCGCGTGGTCATCGTCGGCGGCGGTTGGTCCGGGCTGACGCTTGCCAAGTATCTGAAGCGGCACAATCCGGCGTTCGATGTGTTGCTGATCGACAGGCATCCCTCGTTCGTGTCGTTTCCGTTGAGCAACTCGTGGCTGGCCGATCAGATAAACCTCGATTTTCTGAGCCACAGTTTCTTCGACGCGGCGGATAATCACGATTACCACTTCCTGCAGGCCACCGTGCTCGGTTTTGATCGCGAGTCGCGCAAGATCTACACCGATGTGGGACACATCGCTTATGAGTACCTGGTACTGGCACCGGGCATTGACTACGACTATGCGCGTATCGGCGTAGAAGACGCGGAGCAGCAAGAGTTGTTGTTTCAACACTATCCGGGTGGCTTCGTCAGCGCCTCCGAATTGCTGACCATCAAGCACAAGATCCAGACCTTCAAGGGCGGTACCTTCGTGCTGAACGTGCCCAACGGTGATTATCGCTGTACCGCAGCACCGTACGAACGCGCCTGCATGATGGCTGCGGTCTTCAAGAAGCGCCGCGTGCACGCAAAGATCCTGCTGCTCGATATGAACACCGGCATCAAGATCAAGAAGGATGGCTTTCATCGGGCCTTCGATGAGCTGTACAAAGACTACATCGAGTATCTGCCCAGTTCGGAGATATCGGGCATCGATCTGGATGCCAAAGCGGTCACCACGGAGTTCGACGAGTATCCGTTCGATGATGCCATCATCTACCCGCCGATACGCGCCTCGCGGTTGATCGATGAGGCAGGTATTGCCAATCCGAAGAGTCCGCAAAGGGCGGCCAACACCGACCCGTTTCGCTATCACGTGGTCGGCGACGAACATGTTTATGTGACCGGTGATTCGCGAGGGCAGCCGTTTTCGAAAGGTGGCCACACGGCGCACTCGGAAGGCAAATACGTCGCCGAAGTGATTGCCGGTCACGCCCTGGGGAAGGACATCGCGTGGCGCAGTCCGCAGACGATGTGCTTCTCTTCGGTCGAGATCGATCCGTTGCAGGCGATGAGCATCATCACCTACTACAAGTTCAACGAACAGACGAACGTTTTTGATTTCGATCGCACCCACATGATCGAGGACTGGGATCTGCAGGGCGGCCAGGCGAGCCTCGCCTGGGCCGAAGGTATGTTCCGCGATCTGTTCTATCGCTGA
- the zwf gene encoding glucose-6-phosphate dehydrogenase → MIGSTTANPLLAGLLEEQVAQPCTLVIFGGGGDLSKRKLLPAMYNQALEGALPANFALLGVASQPMDDAGYRAFAREGIEAYSRRPLDEQHWPDFEHLLHYESGSFEDPQTYVRIKQRLQQIEPEFGIPGNRVFYLAIPPALIETCVRNLNEAGLVYPAAPGNPFSRVIVEKPIGHDLQSAKQVNDVLGRNLDESQIYRIDHYLGKETVQNILVMRFGNSIFEPLWNHNHIDHVQITVAEAEGVGTRAGYYDHAGALRDMVQNHILQLLTLIAMEPPWAMRADVIRDHRQDVLNCLRPITPDKIDQHVVRAQYGPGYHEGFDVPGYRREDGVGPESITETYVALKVFIDNWRWAGVPFYIRTGKRMTKRASEIAVHFKSTPPILFNADPNHPLEQNVLALSIQPNEGLSLRIATKLPGPKVRIFPVKMDFRYGSTFGDQSPEAYERLMLDVMAGDATLFMRRDAVERSWMFIEDILDAWQSSGVRWLPEYTAGTWGPVEAERMIEADDHRWRLL, encoded by the coding sequence GTGATTGGATCTACGACCGCCAACCCCTTGTTGGCCGGGCTGCTGGAAGAACAGGTGGCGCAGCCGTGTACGCTGGTGATCTTCGGCGGTGGTGGCGACCTGTCGAAACGCAAACTGCTGCCGGCGATGTACAACCAGGCCCTGGAAGGCGCATTGCCGGCCAACTTCGCACTACTCGGCGTCGCTTCGCAGCCGATGGACGATGCCGGGTACCGCGCGTTCGCGCGTGAAGGCATTGAGGCCTATTCGCGCCGGCCGCTGGACGAACAGCACTGGCCGGACTTCGAGCATCTGTTGCACTACGAAAGCGGCTCATTCGAAGACCCGCAGACCTACGTACGCATCAAGCAGCGCCTGCAACAGATCGAGCCGGAGTTCGGCATTCCCGGCAACCGGGTGTTCTACCTGGCGATTCCGCCTGCCTTGATCGAGACCTGTGTACGCAATCTCAACGAAGCCGGTCTGGTGTATCCGGCCGCCCCTGGAAACCCGTTCTCGCGGGTGATCGTCGAAAAGCCGATCGGCCACGACCTGCAGAGTGCCAAGCAGGTCAATGACGTGTTGGGTCGCAATCTCGACGAGAGCCAGATCTATCGCATCGATCACTACCTGGGCAAGGAGACGGTGCAGAACATCCTGGTGATGCGCTTCGGCAACTCGATCTTCGAACCGTTGTGGAATCACAACCATATCGATCATGTACAGATCACGGTGGCCGAGGCCGAGGGTGTCGGTACGCGCGCCGGCTATTACGATCACGCCGGTGCGCTGCGTGACATGGTGCAGAATCACATATTGCAGCTGCTGACCTTGATCGCGATGGAGCCGCCCTGGGCGATGCGCGCCGATGTGATCCGCGACCACCGCCAGGATGTGCTCAACTGCCTGCGACCGATCACCCCGGACAAGATCGATCAGCACGTGGTGCGTGCGCAGTACGGGCCCGGCTATCACGAGGGTTTCGATGTGCCCGGTTATCGGCGCGAAGACGGTGTCGGCCCCGAATCGATCACCGAAACCTATGTGGCGCTGAAGGTCTTCATCGACAACTGGCGCTGGGCCGGGGTGCCTTTCTATATCCGCACCGGTAAGCGGATGACCAAGCGCGCCAGCGAGATCGCCGTGCACTTCAAGAGCACGCCGCCGATCCTGTTCAATGCCGACCCCAACCACCCGCTCGAGCAGAACGTGTTGGCGTTGAGCATTCAACCCAACGAAGGCCTGTCGCTGCGTATCGCGACCAAGCTGCCGGGTCCGAAGGTGCGCATCTTTCCGGTGAAGATGGATTTCCGTTATGGCTCCACCTTCGGCGACCAGTCGCCCGAGGCCTATGAGCGCCTGATGCTGGATGTGATGGCGGGCGACGCAACCCTGTTCATGCGCCGCGACGCGGTGGAACGCTCGTGGATGTTCATCGAAGACATCCTCGATGCCTGGCAAAGCAGCGGCGTACGCTGGCTGCCCGAGTACACCGCCGGCACCTGGGGCCCAGTCGAGGCCGAGCGCATGATCGAAGCCGACGATCACAGGTGGCGCCTGCTGTGA
- a CDS encoding PEP-CTERM sorting domain-containing protein: protein MNLCALEPAAATTPVSRRLLLSLVAGLLLPLQALAIPVTDPAGDFLATYAGPQNGDMDVLNADVSYNQASDAFRFSATLDGAIGATDGALYVYGLDRGQGTERFLDGDPSIGAGVVFDMVVVVRPDTTAVINDFINNQVTQLSAGTVQILNDSFISVALDADLFPSTGFDTSDYTWNLWPRQGLGNNVQISDFAPDASNVGVSQVPVPSTLALLGIAGLGLLRRRRNTAVDLGSPRRFAAA, encoded by the coding sequence ATGAATCTGTGTGCCTTGGAACCTGCAGCGGCGACTACGCCCGTTTCGCGGCGGTTGCTGCTCAGCCTTGTGGCCGGGCTGTTGTTGCCCCTGCAAGCCCTTGCGATCCCCGTAACGGATCCCGCCGGCGATTTCCTCGCCACGTACGCCGGACCACAGAACGGTGACATGGATGTGTTGAATGCCGACGTCAGCTACAACCAGGCAAGCGACGCGTTCCGATTCTCCGCCACCCTCGATGGCGCCATCGGCGCCACGGATGGCGCGCTCTACGTTTACGGATTGGATCGCGGCCAGGGCACCGAGCGTTTCCTTGACGGCGACCCGTCGATCGGTGCCGGCGTCGTGTTCGACATGGTGGTCGTCGTACGACCGGACACCACGGCCGTCATCAACGACTTCATCAACAACCAGGTCACCCAGTTGTCAGCCGGCACGGTTCAGATCCTGAACGACAGCTTCATCAGCGTGGCGCTGGATGCCGACCTGTTTCCATCCACCGGTTTCGATACGAGCGACTACACCTGGAACCTGTGGCCGCGCCAAGGCCTCGGCAACAACGTGCAGATCTCCGACTTCGCTCCGGATGCGTCCAATGTCGGCGTTTCGCAGGTACCAGTGCCTTCGACCCTGGCGTTGTTGGGCATCGCCGGTCTGGGGCTGCTGCGTCGCAGGCGTAACACCGCGGTAGATCTAGGCTCCCCGCGCCGGTTCGCTGCGGCATAA
- a CDS encoding glycoside hydrolase family 5 protein: protein MKNLFVKHYANRDQRTLDPNLPAGFRCRPSRAFCLFATLLVASLAFDAYAQRGRAYVDNGTVRSDQGTLLRGPFIKLWNRTLYPIDSDDAELYSADYWRAFKDTGYNSVRIAVAWGTRSYPDFSPEATLQALDELVTVLTSLGMYVTICGSAHDYAYYYKDDLQEAWNNIAPRYAGNPNVLYEIQNEPMGDPNGFHSNPPSPKGNAYDLVEIYHSVRDMAPNTVIGMWGFSALGDDTNSALWAIKKHDRNQTISYDKTAVAFHYYPPTESAYVNKLQGTYPVWMTEGSDEGPGGYLNRDFAWYADCEAKGISWYFMDFQDMREKGQQIKTYLSNHGYDWVPDAASGTSRGVFFESEALSSSQSAQLATDLLSHEQASGGQVVILPSSRIGQWVEFSLPNVAAGTYRVRAHVLRHPSFGTFQMSIGGTKVGSQVNTFGDTSLLTASQLGTGSSRVEGPSSNFGDEAIFTFVDIATVSFSSSGEKKFRFTVAGRDPASNGYNLAIDAIELVR, encoded by the coding sequence ATGAAGAACCTGTTCGTGAAACATTACGCCAACAGAGACCAAAGGACTTTAGATCCCAATTTGCCGGCCGGTTTTCGATGCCGCCCCTCCCGTGCCTTCTGCTTGTTCGCAACCTTGCTGGTGGCAAGCCTTGCCTTCGATGCGTACGCACAGCGTGGTCGCGCGTACGTCGACAATGGAACTGTTCGTTCCGATCAAGGAACCCTGCTAAGGGGTCCATTTATCAAGTTGTGGAATCGGACCCTCTATCCAATCGACAGCGACGATGCTGAGTTGTACTCGGCAGACTACTGGCGGGCTTTCAAAGATACCGGCTACAACAGCGTGAGGATTGCGGTTGCTTGGGGAACACGCAGCTATCCCGACTTTTCACCTGAAGCCACGCTGCAAGCACTCGATGAGTTGGTTACAGTACTTACGTCACTGGGCATGTATGTGACGATCTGTGGGAGTGCCCACGACTACGCGTACTACTACAAGGACGACTTGCAAGAGGCATGGAACAACATTGCGCCCCGCTACGCCGGCAACCCGAATGTGCTTTACGAAATTCAGAACGAACCTATGGGAGATCCGAACGGTTTCCATTCAAATCCTCCCAGCCCCAAAGGCAACGCCTATGACCTGGTCGAGATCTACCATTCGGTGCGCGACATGGCGCCCAATACCGTCATTGGCATGTGGGGATTTTCTGCACTCGGCGATGACACGAACAGCGCCTTGTGGGCGATCAAGAAACATGATCGGAACCAAACCATCTCCTACGACAAGACGGCTGTTGCCTTTCACTACTATCCGCCAACCGAATCCGCATACGTCAACAAGCTGCAAGGCACCTACCCGGTATGGATGACCGAAGGCAGCGATGAAGGGCCCGGGGGATACCTGAATCGCGATTTCGCTTGGTATGCCGACTGCGAAGCCAAAGGCATCAGTTGGTACTTCATGGACTTCCAAGACATGCGAGAGAAAGGACAACAGATCAAAACGTACTTGAGCAATCACGGGTATGACTGGGTCCCCGATGCCGCAAGCGGTACTTCCCGTGGTGTATTCTTCGAGTCCGAGGCACTGTCCTCATCCCAATCTGCCCAGCTGGCTACCGACTTACTCTCTCACGAGCAGGCCAGCGGCGGCCAAGTCGTGATTCTTCCCAGCTCGCGCATTGGCCAATGGGTCGAGTTCAGTTTGCCGAATGTCGCAGCGGGTACTTACCGCGTGAGAGCACACGTTCTGCGACATCCAAGCTTCGGTACCTTTCAGATGAGTATCGGCGGCACCAAGGTTGGTAGTCAGGTAAACACCTTCGGTGACACAAGTCTTCTCACCGCGAGCCAGCTCGGCACTGGCAGTAGCCGTGTCGAAGGCCCGTCGAGCAACTTCGGCGACGAGGCAATATTCACTTTTGTGGACATTGCAACCGTCTCCTTTTCATCTTCGGGCGAAAAGAAATTCCGCTTTACCGTTGCAGGCCGAGACCCCGCGAGCAACGGCTACAACCTTGCGATAGATGCCATCGAACTCGTTCGCTGA